A region of the Pricia mediterranea genome:
CGGCATCGTTCTTTTCATCGCTCCAATCCTTGCGATAGAGACGATGGGCAGCGTTGAAATGGGCCTTTCTACTGACTTTTACTTTCATCTTTCGGAGATTGAGGATTGTTTGAACGAATTTCGCCTTGTGCGTTTTCAGTAGAACTTATTTCTGGCCAAATGAGTTTTCGGCGATATGGTCATAGAACTTCTCGAAAATGATCTTGAACCAGGCCGTATAGTGCTCGGGACGCGCTTCAATATCGTCTTTCACCGCTTCGGGATCCATCCATTTCCAGTCCGCCACCTCGGCGGGATTGATCTTTGGTTCCCCATTATACCTGCCGATCATGACATGGTCGTATTCGTGCTCGGTGAGGCCGTTATCGAACGGGGCCTTGTAAATAAAGAAAAAAAGTTCGTCGAGTTTGACGGAGAAACCCATCTCTTCTTGCAACCTTCGTTTTCCCGCTTCAACATTCGATTCGCCCACCCGCTGGTGACTGCAGCAGGTGTTCGTCCATAGCAAGGGGGAATGGTATTTGTCCGCCGCACGCTGTTGCAGCATGGTCTCCCCCTTATCGTTCATAATAAATACGGAAAAGGCCCGGTGAAGCAGCGCTTTTTCATGCGCCTCCATTTTGGGCATAGTGCCAATTGGCTCGTCGTTAGGGTCGACCAAAATTACATGTTCTTCCTCCATAATGAACTCGTTTAGACTCTTTCTTTTACCTACGAATATCGCATTTTAAAGCTATATTTCCTCATTTTTGAAAACCGTAGCCCCGCTATGCTATTAAAAATGGCATCATCTAGCTTCAAAAGCATCCCGAAAACTTTCCGGATCGGTTCCAAACAAAAAATCTAAATGAGTCCAGTGCAAAAATAAGCTCTTTCCGCAGACTGATGGTTAAGTATTTTGTAAAATAGCCGGAAAATAGGCTTCAAAAGAACCGCGGGGAGCGTATTCGTCCGTTGCGCCTTTGGGTAAAATCGTAGCGCAACAGTACTTCGAAAGATCCCGAATTAAACTGGGTACCTCCAAGGTCGGTGGTTTCGCGGTCGTAGGCAAGGCCCAACAATAGGCCATCGTCGATATAAAAACCGAGCATTCCGCTTACGGCGGCGCTCCAACGGTACGCAGCGCCCAATATAAACTTTTCGTCAAGCAGAAAATTAGCGGAAAGATCCACTTGCAAGGGAGCACCCCGAACCACTTTTGTCAATAGGGCAGGTTTGAATTTTAAGTCCCTGTTCAAATCGAAAACATAGCCGGAAGTCAGATACAGATTCATTCGTTCACTGGCCGTAGAAATATTCGAGGAACTAAAATGGGTGGTTTCCAAAATTCTCGGAACCGAGATACCCATATAAAATTTTTCGTTGTAGTAGTAGACCCCCGCCCCGATATTTGGCGAAAACTTGTTATCGATATCCTGTTGCAACAATGGATCCGGACCGTTGGAATTTCCGATATCCTGATCTAATTTAGAAAATTGGATGTCCAAGAGGTGCGCACTTCCCTTTAGTCCGAAAGCAAGTCTACCTTCCCTAGAGGTAAAAATGGTGTATGAAAAATCAACGTCTAAATAAGTTTCCGAAGTGGGACCGATCTGTTCGTTAAGGACGCCCACGCCTAAGCCTACGCCTCTATATCCTATGGGAGTGTGTAAATTAAGGGTCTGGGTCTTCGGTGCCCCTTTAAGTCCCGCCCATTGCGACCGGTACAAAGCTGTTATGCTCAGGCTCTCCTTCGATCCGGCATACCCTGGGTTAATGCTCGGCATATTGTACATGTACTGGGTGTACTGCGCATCTTGTTGGGCGAACAGTCCATCCCCAAGAAAAAAGAAACTTATTGCAAGGCATGCAAGCAGATATCGGCAATAACGCTTGTTGTATTTCGGAAAAACCATATTTTTTCTATCTGTTAATATAAAGGTAGCCCGAGAGCGATTTGTTCTCCCCTACCC
Encoded here:
- the idi gene encoding isopentenyl-diphosphate Delta-isomerase is translated as MEEEHVILVDPNDEPIGTMPKMEAHEKALLHRAFSVFIMNDKGETMLQQRAADKYHSPLLWTNTCCSHQRVGESNVEAGKRRLQEEMGFSVKLDELFFFIYKAPFDNGLTEHEYDHVMIGRYNGEPKINPAEVADWKWMDPEAVKDDIEARPEHYTAWFKIIFEKFYDHIAENSFGQK
- a CDS encoding PorP/SprF family type IX secretion system membrane protein, with the protein product MVFPKYNKRYCRYLLACLAISFFFLGDGLFAQQDAQYTQYMYNMPSINPGYAGSKESLSITALYRSQWAGLKGAPKTQTLNLHTPIGYRGVGLGVGVLNEQIGPTSETYLDVDFSYTIFTSREGRLAFGLKGSAHLLDIQFSKLDQDIGNSNGPDPLLQQDIDNKFSPNIGAGVYYYNEKFYMGISVPRILETTHFSSSNISTASERMNLYLTSGYVFDLNRDLKFKPALLTKVVRGAPLQVDLSANFLLDEKFILGAAYRWSAAVSGMLGFYIDDGLLLGLAYDRETTDLGGTQFNSGSFEVLLRYDFTQRRNGRIRSPRFF